Proteins from a single region of Macaca fascicularis isolate 582-1 chromosome 5, T2T-MFA8v1.1:
- the MAD2L1 gene encoding mitotic spindle assembly checkpoint protein MAD2A: MALQLSREQGITLRGSAEIVAEFFSFGINSILYQRGIYPSETFTRVQKYGLTLLVTTDLELIKYLNNVVEQLKDWLYKCSVQKLVVVISNIESGEVLERWQFDIECDKTAKDDSAPREKSQKAIQDEIRSVIRQITATVTFLPLLEVSCSFDLLIYTDKDLVVPEKWEESGPQFITNSEEVRLRSFTTTIHKVNSMVAYKIPVND, translated from the exons ATGGCGCTGCAGCTCTCCCGGGAGCAGGGAATCACCCTGCGCGGGAGCGCTGAAATCGTGGCCGAGTTCTTCT CATTCGGCATCAACAGCATTTTATATCAGCGTGGCATATATCCATCTGAAACTTTTACTCGAGTGCAGAAATACGGACTCACCTTGCTTGTAACTACTGATCTTGAGCTCATAAAATACCTAAATAATGTGGTGGAACAACTAAAAG ATTGGTTATACAAGTGTTCAGTTCAGAAACTGGTTGTAGTTATCTCAAATATTGAAAGTGGTGAGGTCCTGGAAAGATGGCAGTTTGATATTGAGTGTGACAAGACTGCAAAAGATGACAG tgcaCCCAGAGAAAAGTCTCAGAAAGCTATCCAGGATGAAATCCGTTCAGTGATCAGACAGATAACAGCTACGGTGACATTTCTGCCACTGTTGGAAGTTTCCT GTTCATTTGATCTGCTGATTTATACAGACAAAGATTTGGTTGTACCTGAAAAATGGGAAGAGTCGGGACCACAGTTTATTACCAATTCTGAGGAAGTCCGCCTTCGTTCATTTACTACTACAATCCACAAAGTAAATAGCATGGTGGCCTACAAAATTCCTGTCAATGACTGA